Proteins encoded by one window of Pempheris klunzingeri isolate RE-2024b chromosome 14, fPemKlu1.hap1, whole genome shotgun sequence:
- the LOC139213156 gene encoding uncharacterized protein isoform X2 yields the protein MDSSPSNSGSVHSGNRKQSIINIPDRTGVDSCYDRKTDKAGYGASQGSVTVTSLKSRLAPTIQTAMSAAVDTLLGEVVLVLNETQQELLHKEQENERLKVRLEVSERELKTLQECLCSAQKLIDQLQISYSGPQSIGQSVFAPSLSSMASMASGLDRDHQNSRNVNGAGVDLGLGGSVDDSLHGFEPRDDYKMCQLSIQPDGSVTNHALDFASNTSHMCSDSSRPDERQPQGPGGASRFEIKEEQGPASGSGQPSRKEPGMRNDSRVGDGERSSHNVGDLGYVQVGGEGGSQRSFTHPLRHQRPVRECSDALQQGGLDGQKQLARTPGAGRADSVSPGRAEDSAGPSVSDTAGEPSGDRPHHCLECGKTFRLISSLKKHIRIHTGEKPYPCGVCGRRFRESGALKTHLRIHTGEKPYSCSECGNCFRHLDGLRKHRRTHTGEKPYVCAICGKRLSRLQHLKHHQLIHTGERPCCCPFCNRSFKEPAALRKHIRTHREEGGHMGIGASDDTDPDAMDDINNLHPAAPSPQMRFGEWGAEEDDGSVVDCV from the exons ATGGATTCCTCGCCATCAAATAGCGGCTCAGTTCACAGTGGGAACCGAAAACAAAGTATAATCAACATTCCCGACAGGACTGGGGTAGACTCCTGTTATGATCGGAAAACAGACAAGGCTGGATACGGAGCCTCGCAGGGCAGCGTGACTGTAACGTCGCTGAAATCACGTCTAGCTCCGACCATCCAGACTGCCATGTCCGCTGCAGTTGACACTCTTCTGGGCGAAGTGGTGCTTGTGCTCAATGAGACTCAGCAGGAGCTGCTACACAAGGAACAAGAGAACGAGAGGCTCAAAGTGCGCCTGGAGGTGTCGGAGAGGGAGCTGAAGACTTTGCAGGAGTGTCTGTGCAGCGCTCAGAAGCTCATAGACCAGCTTCAGATCTCATACTCAGGCCCTCAGTCCATTGGTCAGTCCGTTTTCGCCCCATCGCTGTCTTCCATGGCTTCAATGGCTTCAGGCTTGGACCGGGACCACCAGAATTCACGAAATGTGAACGGAGCTGGTGTTGACTTGGGGCTCGGTGGCTCTGTGGATGACTCGCTTCACGGGTTTGAGCCAAGAGATGACTACAAAATGTGCCAGCTTTCAATCCAGCCAGATGGCTCCGTGACTAACCACGCTCTGGACTTTGCATCCAACACATCTCATATGTGCTCAGACTCCAGCAGGCCAG ATGAGAGGCAGCCTCAGGGACCAGGAGGAGCATCCAGATTTGAGATTAAGGAGGAGCAGGGACCAGCTTCAGGCTCTGGTCAGCCCAGCAGGAAGGAGCCTGGGATGCGTAATGACAGCAGAGTTGGAGATGGAGAACGGTCGTCCCACAATGTGGGTGACCTTGGCTACGTTCAAGTTGGAGGGGAGGGAGGTTCCCAGCGTTCCTTTACTCACCCCCTGCGTCACCAAAGACCTGTGCGCGAATGCAGCGATGCCTTGCAGCAGGGCGGACTTGATGGACAGAAACAATTGGCTAGGACTCCTGGAGCTGGCAGAGCAGACAGTGTTTCACCGGGCAGAGCGGAAGACTCAGCAGGGCCTTCGGTCTCTGACACAGCAGGGGAGCCCTCTGGAGACCGGCCTCACCATTGCTTGGAGTGTGGAAAGACTTTCCGTTTGATCTCCAGCCTGAAGAAGCACATCCGCATCCACACCGGAGAGAAGCCCTACCCGTGTGGAGTCTGTGGCCGCCGTTTCCGGGAGTCGGGGGCGCTTAAAACCCACTTGCGCATACACACAGGTGAGAAGCCCTACTCTTGCTCTGAGTGTGGAAACTGCTTCCGCCACTTGGACGGTCTGCGCAAACACCGGCGCACGCACACCGGGGAGAAACCCTACGTGTGCGCCATCTGTGGGAAGCGCCTGAGCCGCCTGCAGCACCTCAAACACCATCAGCTCATCCACACCGGAGAGAGGCCGTGCTGCTGCCCGTTCTGCAACCGCAGCTTCAAGGAGCCTGCAGCGCTGCGCAAACACATCCGCACGCACCGGGAGGAGGGCGGTCACATGGGAATCGGTGCCAGTGATGACACAGACCCAGACGCCATGGATGACATTAACAACCTCCATCCAGCAGCTCCCTCCCCTCAGATGAGGTTCGGGGAGTGGGGAGCTGAGGAGGATGACGGCTCGGTTGTGGACTGTGTGTAG
- the LOC139213156 gene encoding uncharacterized protein isoform X1 — protein sequence MTSRRTGYAGSMDSSPSNSGSVHSGNRKQSIINIPDRTGVDSCYDRKTDKAGYGASQGSVTVTSLKSRLAPTIQTAMSAAVDTLLGEVVLVLNETQQELLHKEQENERLKVRLEVSERELKTLQECLCSAQKLIDQLQISYSGPQSIGQSVFAPSLSSMASMASGLDRDHQNSRNVNGAGVDLGLGGSVDDSLHGFEPRDDYKMCQLSIQPDGSVTNHALDFASNTSHMCSDSSRPDERQPQGPGGASRFEIKEEQGPASGSGQPSRKEPGMRNDSRVGDGERSSHNVGDLGYVQVGGEGGSQRSFTHPLRHQRPVRECSDALQQGGLDGQKQLARTPGAGRADSVSPGRAEDSAGPSVSDTAGEPSGDRPHHCLECGKTFRLISSLKKHIRIHTGEKPYPCGVCGRRFRESGALKTHLRIHTGEKPYSCSECGNCFRHLDGLRKHRRTHTGEKPYVCAICGKRLSRLQHLKHHQLIHTGERPCCCPFCNRSFKEPAALRKHIRTHREEGGHMGIGASDDTDPDAMDDINNLHPAAPSPQMRFGEWGAEEDDGSVVDCV from the exons ATGACTTCCAGGAGGACAGGCTATGCTGGTAGCATGGATTCCTCGCCATCAAATAGCGGCTCAGTTCACAGTGGGAACCGAAAACAAAGTATAATCAACATTCCCGACAGGACTGGGGTAGACTCCTGTTATGATCGGAAAACAGACAAGGCTGGATACGGAGCCTCGCAGGGCAGCGTGACTGTAACGTCGCTGAAATCACGTCTAGCTCCGACCATCCAGACTGCCATGTCCGCTGCAGTTGACACTCTTCTGGGCGAAGTGGTGCTTGTGCTCAATGAGACTCAGCAGGAGCTGCTACACAAGGAACAAGAGAACGAGAGGCTCAAAGTGCGCCTGGAGGTGTCGGAGAGGGAGCTGAAGACTTTGCAGGAGTGTCTGTGCAGCGCTCAGAAGCTCATAGACCAGCTTCAGATCTCATACTCAGGCCCTCAGTCCATTGGTCAGTCCGTTTTCGCCCCATCGCTGTCTTCCATGGCTTCAATGGCTTCAGGCTTGGACCGGGACCACCAGAATTCACGAAATGTGAACGGAGCTGGTGTTGACTTGGGGCTCGGTGGCTCTGTGGATGACTCGCTTCACGGGTTTGAGCCAAGAGATGACTACAAAATGTGCCAGCTTTCAATCCAGCCAGATGGCTCCGTGACTAACCACGCTCTGGACTTTGCATCCAACACATCTCATATGTGCTCAGACTCCAGCAGGCCAG ATGAGAGGCAGCCTCAGGGACCAGGAGGAGCATCCAGATTTGAGATTAAGGAGGAGCAGGGACCAGCTTCAGGCTCTGGTCAGCCCAGCAGGAAGGAGCCTGGGATGCGTAATGACAGCAGAGTTGGAGATGGAGAACGGTCGTCCCACAATGTGGGTGACCTTGGCTACGTTCAAGTTGGAGGGGAGGGAGGTTCCCAGCGTTCCTTTACTCACCCCCTGCGTCACCAAAGACCTGTGCGCGAATGCAGCGATGCCTTGCAGCAGGGCGGACTTGATGGACAGAAACAATTGGCTAGGACTCCTGGAGCTGGCAGAGCAGACAGTGTTTCACCGGGCAGAGCGGAAGACTCAGCAGGGCCTTCGGTCTCTGACACAGCAGGGGAGCCCTCTGGAGACCGGCCTCACCATTGCTTGGAGTGTGGAAAGACTTTCCGTTTGATCTCCAGCCTGAAGAAGCACATCCGCATCCACACCGGAGAGAAGCCCTACCCGTGTGGAGTCTGTGGCCGCCGTTTCCGGGAGTCGGGGGCGCTTAAAACCCACTTGCGCATACACACAGGTGAGAAGCCCTACTCTTGCTCTGAGTGTGGAAACTGCTTCCGCCACTTGGACGGTCTGCGCAAACACCGGCGCACGCACACCGGGGAGAAACCCTACGTGTGCGCCATCTGTGGGAAGCGCCTGAGCCGCCTGCAGCACCTCAAACACCATCAGCTCATCCACACCGGAGAGAGGCCGTGCTGCTGCCCGTTCTGCAACCGCAGCTTCAAGGAGCCTGCAGCGCTGCGCAAACACATCCGCACGCACCGGGAGGAGGGCGGTCACATGGGAATCGGTGCCAGTGATGACACAGACCCAGACGCCATGGATGACATTAACAACCTCCATCCAGCAGCTCCCTCCCCTCAGATGAGGTTCGGGGAGTGGGGAGCTGAGGAGGATGACGGCTCGGTTGTGGACTGTGTGTAG
- the LOC139213364 gene encoding leucine-rich repeat neuronal protein 4 — protein sequence MAASRDLPPPLVIICLVLIRGYSPLPTTSGVEGPNPTRPLMPHDFPTEDYEQLDDTVTPVIPKVVSPVGGSFQRCDYNPCLESQVPCADLIASTGCWCPGFTLHNMAPEAPNLKSVSWNGSQVVVRWCAPYSYVTAYVVTVGGEDRQSFGRDKRSGGVDNIDHIAEVCVIAVNDAGESGSCMMYRPRDSSLPLKAGLIGGALGFLLLLLLAVLLWRHKRQRTQEASISMHDTAETQ from the coding sequence ATGGCTGCCAGCAGggacctccctcctcccctggTGATCATTTGCCTGGTTCTCATCAGAGGTTACTCTCCCCTGCCTACAACATCAGGAGTTGAAGGGCCAAATCCCACGAGACCTTTGATGCCACATGACTTTCCGACTGAGGATTACGAGCAATTGGATGACACTGTCACCCCTGTTATACCCAAAGTAGTCTCCCCAGTTGGAGGGTCCTTTCAGCGATGTGACTACAATCCCTGTCTCGAGAGTCAGGTTCCCTGTGCTGATCTGATAGCCTCCACCGGCTGCTGGTGTCCAGGGTTCACTTTACACAATATGGCTCCAGAGGCTCCCAACCTGAAATCAGTGTCCTGGAACGGGTCACAGGTTGTAGTTCGCTGGTGTGCACCTTATTCATATGTCACAGCTTATGTTGTGACAGTAGGGGGGGAAGATAGGCAGTCGTTTGGGAGGGACAAAAGGAGCGGCGGAGTGGACAACATAGACCACATTGCAGAGGTCTGTGTGATTGCAGTGAACGATGCCGGAGAGAGTGGGTCCTGTATGATGTACCGGCCCAGGGACAGCAGCCTGCCTCTGAAAGCGGGGCTCATCGGGGGGGCTCTGGgcttcctgctgctcctcttgctGGCCGTCCTGCTCTGGAGGCACAAGAGGCAAAGGACACAGGAGGCCAGCATCTCCATGCATGACACAGCCGAGACAcagtga